One Porphyromonas pogonae genomic region harbors:
- a CDS encoding glycosyltransferase family 2 protein, producing MIRLAIVSPCYNEEEALPSSAQQLTKMLIDLIDKRKISPDSYIMFVNDGSADKTWDVIKELNLTNSYVCGLNLVFNVGSEAALFAGMMNVKDECDVAITIDADLQDDLNAVEEMIDKYYNEHLDVVYGVKTSRKADSFFKRHTAQTFYKMQRYMGAKIIYNHTNFRLMSKNALDGLAQFSERSLYLRGLVPMLGLPSGQVEEVIKERVAGQSKYNISALMRVAVDGITSLTIRPMYFILGIGAMGVVMSFLMFIYSMISYFAHWAVRGWTSIVISIWFLGSMILFSLGVIGIYVGKTYLEVKGRPRYYVAEKLTKKS from the coding sequence ATGATACGATTAGCTATCGTTTCGCCTTGTTACAATGAAGAGGAAGCTTTACCCTCGTCAGCACAACAACTAACCAAAATGTTGATTGACTTGATTGATAAACGTAAGATATCTCCTGACAGTTATATCATGTTTGTCAATGATGGTAGTGCTGATAAAACATGGGATGTAATCAAAGAGCTGAATCTTACTAACTCTTATGTATGCGGACTCAACCTGGTGTTTAATGTAGGATCGGAGGCTGCTCTCTTTGCCGGCATGATGAATGTCAAGGATGAGTGTGATGTAGCTATTACAATTGATGCAGACTTACAGGATGATCTCAATGCTGTAGAAGAAATGATAGACAAGTACTATAATGAGCACTTGGATGTAGTGTATGGAGTGAAGACTTCTCGCAAAGCTGATTCATTTTTCAAGCGCCATACTGCTCAAACCTTCTACAAGATGCAGCGTTACATGGGAGCGAAGATTATATACAATCATACCAACTTCCGGTTGATGAGTAAGAATGCTCTTGACGGATTGGCTCAATTTTCCGAAAGGAGCCTCTATCTCAGGGGACTTGTGCCCATGTTAGGGCTTCCTTCGGGACAAGTGGAAGAGGTAATCAAAGAGCGTGTCGCCGGACAATCAAAATACAATATTTCTGCTTTGATGAGGGTTGCCGTTGATGGTATAACCTCGTTGACTATACGCCCCATGTATTTTATTTTGGGCATAGGTGCTATGGGAGTAGTGATGAGCTTCCTGATGTTTATTTACTCTATGATTTCTTATTTTGCACATTGGGCTGTACGTGGGTGGACTTCCATAGTTATATCCATATGGTTCTTGGGTAGTATGATTTTATTCTCACTGGGGGTCATCGGGATTTATGTTGGTAAAACTTATCTTGAGGTCAAAGGAAGGCCTCGCTATTATGTCGCAGAAAAATTGACAAAGAAATCGTAA
- a CDS encoding polysaccharide deacetylase family protein, whose product MVLLSFDTEEFDVPLEHSVDLSMPEQMKISGIGLGRILDVLEKEKVTATFFCTANFASNSPDLMQRIVSGGHEVASHGYYHSYFEVQHLRESKEKLEEITGKPVTGYRQARMMPVDENEICAAGYTYNSSINPTFIPGRYMNFREKCTPYLKSGVWQIPVSVVPYVRFPLFWLSCHNLPMSLYLSLCKYAYRHYGYYTVYFHPWEFVDLNKNPEWKLPFIVRHNSGEPMCKKLAQIIGAFKQENAVFGTYSEFIREMK is encoded by the coding sequence ATGGTGTTATTAAGTTTTGATACTGAAGAGTTCGATGTGCCTTTGGAGCATAGCGTGGACTTGTCAATGCCTGAACAAATGAAAATCTCGGGGATAGGCTTGGGCAGAATATTAGATGTGCTGGAGAAAGAAAAAGTCACAGCAACTTTTTTTTGTACAGCAAATTTTGCATCAAATTCTCCTGATCTCATGCAAAGAATCGTGAGCGGTGGCCATGAAGTGGCATCACACGGTTATTATCACAGCTATTTCGAGGTACAGCATCTGAGAGAATCTAAAGAGAAGTTGGAAGAGATAACAGGAAAGCCTGTTACGGGGTATCGGCAGGCTCGTATGATGCCGGTGGATGAGAATGAAATTTGTGCAGCAGGATACACTTATAATTCTTCTATCAATCCGACTTTCATCCCCGGTAGGTATATGAATTTTAGGGAAAAGTGTACTCCTTATTTAAAGAGTGGTGTATGGCAGATACCTGTATCGGTAGTGCCGTATGTGAGGTTTCCATTGTTTTGGCTGTCGTGCCACAACTTACCTATGTCTCTTTATCTGAGTCTTTGTAAATATGCCTATCGCCACTATGGCTATTACACGGTTTATTTCCATCCGTGGGAGTTTGTTGACTTGAACAAAAATCCAGAATGGAAACTCCCTTTCATTGTTCGCCACAACTCCGGTGAACCAATGTGCAAAAAGCTGGCTCAAATAATAGGTGCATTCAAACAAGAGAATGCAGTATTTGGGACTTATAGCGAGTTTATACGAGAAATGAAGTGA
- a CDS encoding glycosyltransferase family 2 protein: MKTSLIISTYNRPDALRVCLDSIRLQTILPDEIVIGDDGSINETKDTIDAMRVDLGIPIKHVWHEDKGFQLAQMRNKSFDAASGDYIIEIDGDIMMNKHFIEDHLYAAQPGFYVKGGRVNLGKRLSEQICREGRSRKITPLSPGIESKRENGFRLKALALYLQRRYRKYSSVGLGCNMSFFKKDCIAINGYDNDYEGWGGEDIDFARRLQSYGLKKKYLKFSGIVYHLWHEDKYMHNKEKNFSRMRESQDQKLIRVPNGFEEVRGDYKIL; encoded by the coding sequence ATGAAAACCTCTTTGATCATTTCGACTTATAACAGACCCGATGCCCTTCGTGTATGTCTTGACAGCATCAGGCTTCAAACAATCTTACCGGACGAAATAGTAATAGGCGACGATGGTTCTATCAACGAAACCAAAGATACTATTGATGCCATGAGGGTTGATTTAGGGATTCCAATCAAGCATGTATGGCATGAGGATAAAGGATTTCAACTAGCGCAAATGCGCAATAAATCTTTCGATGCCGCATCTGGAGACTATATTATAGAGATAGATGGAGATATCATGATGAATAAACATTTCATCGAGGATCATCTCTATGCAGCCCAACCCGGATTTTACGTCAAAGGCGGACGGGTAAATCTAGGCAAAAGACTATCTGAGCAAATTTGCAGAGAAGGGCGGTCTCGTAAAATCACTCCTCTATCTCCGGGCATTGAGTCCAAGAGGGAAAACGGATTCAGACTAAAAGCTTTGGCTCTGTATTTACAACGGAGGTACCGCAAATATTCGTCTGTGGGATTGGGTTGCAACATGTCTTTTTTCAAAAAAGACTGTATTGCCATCAATGGCTATGACAATGATTATGAAGGTTGGGGGGGAGAAGATATAGATTTTGCACGTCGCTTACAATCTTATGGCCTCAAAAAGAAGTACCTTAAATTCTCCGGTATTGTTTATCATCTCTGGCATGAGGATAAATATATGCACAACAAAGAAAAGAACTTCTCTCGTATGAGGGAGTCTCAGGATCAGAAACTGATCCGTGTACCCAATGGCTTTGAGGAAGTGCGAGGCGACTATAAAATTCTATAA
- a CDS encoding alpha/beta hydrolase, which yields MNHKGRQNKSYKILIRVAIGTVLLLLLLIGGASLYMTNYALTPIKTITDKNNLTDKYISDNYPLCKEWLDSLNTHNALRDTFIVNKKGVRLHAYYVPYAHHTKKTAVIVHGYTDNALRMMMIGHLYSHDLGYNILLPDLQYHGKSGGKAVQMGWKDRLDVEQWMQVANNIYGGDTHMVVHGISMGAATTMMVSGDKQPRYVKAFVEDCGYTSVWDQFAKQMKEDFHLPPFPILYTASALCQMKYGWGFKEASALKQVAHCKLPMLFIHGDQDDYVPTGMVYPLYEAKPKPKELWIVPGAGHALSYKVNPQEYRERVKNFLAPYIQ from the coding sequence ATGAATCATAAAGGAAGACAAAATAAATCTTACAAGATCCTAATCAGAGTTGCAATCGGCACAGTGTTACTCCTCTTATTATTGATCGGCGGGGCGAGCTTATACATGACCAATTACGCTCTTACGCCTATCAAAACTATCACTGATAAAAACAACCTGACAGATAAGTATATCAGTGACAACTACCCTCTTTGCAAAGAATGGTTAGATAGTCTCAACACCCACAATGCTCTGCGCGATACATTTATTGTCAATAAAAAAGGTGTACGATTGCATGCTTATTACGTACCCTATGCCCACCACACTAAAAAGACGGCGGTTATAGTGCATGGATACACAGACAATGCTTTGCGTATGATGATGATAGGGCATCTATATAGCCACGACTTAGGCTACAATATCCTGCTTCCTGATCTGCAATATCATGGAAAAAGCGGAGGAAAAGCTGTACAAATGGGATGGAAAGATAGGCTAGACGTAGAGCAATGGATGCAAGTAGCCAACAATATATATGGAGGTGACACACACATGGTGGTGCATGGGATCTCTATGGGAGCAGCTACAACTATGATGGTTTCGGGCGATAAACAACCGAGGTATGTAAAAGCATTTGTGGAAGACTGTGGATATACTTCAGTATGGGATCAGTTTGCCAAACAGATGAAAGAGGATTTTCATTTACCCCCCTTTCCTATTTTATATACCGCCAGCGCACTATGCCAAATGAAATATGGTTGGGGATTCAAAGAAGCATCAGCTCTGAAGCAAGTAGCTCATTGTAAACTCCCTATGCTGTTTATCCATGGTGATCAAGATGATTATGTACCTACAGGGATGGTGTACCCACTTTATGAAGCCAAGCCGAAGCCAAAAGAACTTTGGATTGTACCCGGTGCAGGTCATGCACTTTCCTACAAAGTAAATCCGCAAGAGTATAGAGAAAGAGTAAAGAATTTCCTTGCCCCTTATATACAATAA
- a CDS encoding PcfJ domain-containing protein encodes MRPITKTQSKWAFRECIDHFAYRLPAGRTTCMDCGHSWIMDKPAEHCTCPHCRARLQVKETFERKIRQKQYFTILTTCGEYQVLRMFLLSSEMEKGCKAQHYTFEIGQYWWNAQGRQTIVAVQRTLGRYIDTFSFCSPMAVRNDNEAYRHISYSQIYPKFKVKDTLRRNGFENDFHGIAPTILIPSLLSDSRVETLMKTDRTEHLKYFLNNSRTFDACWQSYKITIRNGYKIEDISIWCDYVDMLRRLGKDTHSPKYVCPTDLYWEHDCRQSELCKQREKEERAKRLKKAMEEEKRFRELKSKFFGISFTDGTIQIHVLESVQEHLEEGVAMHHCVFDNAYYLKENSLILSATIKGRRIETIEVNLDTVKVVQSRGVCNQNTEYHEQIISLFNANRKLIRLRMRATA; translated from the coding sequence TTGCGACCGATAACCAAGACGCAGAGCAAGTGGGCATTTCGTGAGTGTATAGACCACTTCGCCTACCGATTGCCCGCAGGTCGCACCACGTGTATGGATTGTGGACATAGTTGGATAATGGATAAGCCAGCCGAACATTGCACTTGCCCTCATTGCAGGGCAAGGTTGCAAGTCAAGGAAACCTTTGAACGCAAGATAAGGCAGAAGCAATACTTTACCATTCTAACTACTTGTGGAGAGTATCAAGTGTTGAGAATGTTTCTTCTTTCCTCTGAAATGGAGAAAGGTTGCAAGGCTCAACATTATACCTTTGAAATAGGTCAGTATTGGTGGAACGCACAAGGTAGACAGACGATTGTTGCCGTTCAACGAACATTAGGCAGATACATTGACACCTTTTCTTTCTGTTCGCCAATGGCAGTACGCAACGATAACGAAGCCTACCGCCATATATCGTACTCACAGATATATCCCAAGTTCAAGGTTAAGGACACACTCCGCAGGAATGGATTTGAGAATGATTTTCACGGCATAGCACCGACAATCCTTATCCCCTCTTTATTGTCCGACAGCCGAGTGGAAACATTGATGAAAACTGATAGAACCGAGCATCTGAAATACTTTCTTAATAATTCACGGACATTTGACGCTTGTTGGCAGTCTTATAAGATTACCATTCGCAACGGCTATAAGATAGAGGATATTTCAATATGGTGCGACTATGTGGATATGCTCCGCAGATTGGGCAAGGACACACACAGCCCGAAATATGTTTGCCCCACCGACCTATATTGGGAACACGACTGCAGACAAAGCGAACTTTGCAAACAGAGAGAAAAGGAGGAAAGGGCAAAAAGACTCAAAAAGGCAATGGAGGAAGAGAAACGTTTCAGAGAATTGAAAAGTAAATTCTTTGGTATCAGTTTCACGGACGGCACAATCCAAATCCACGTATTGGAAAGCGTGCAGGAACATTTGGAGGAAGGAGTTGCAATGCATCATTGTGTGTTCGATAATGCCTATTATCTCAAAGAAAACTCTCTTATCCTTTCAGCAACCATCAAGGGCAGGCGGATAGAAACTATTGAGGTCAATTTGGATACAGTCAAAGTGGTGCAAAGTCGTGGAGTGTGCAACCAAAATACAGAGTACCACGAGCAAATTATAAGCCTTTTCAATGCCAATCGCAAATTGATAAGGCTGAGGATGAGAGCGACTGCATAG
- a CDS encoding antirestriction protein ArdA, with the protein MKAMDLNEARIYVGTYTMYNNGSLQGEWVELSGFYDWDEFMERCAEIHEDEEEPEYMFQSWEKIPDCLIDEGHLDEKFFELRDELDRMNDTEKEAFWVWTEGNSIQLTQDAYNLVKSFQSDYIGSYASREDFAEEFVKMENNLSDFALSYFDFGKYADDLFDADFWYKDGYVFRNN; encoded by the coding sequence ATGAAAGCAATGGATTTGAATGAAGCACGCATCTATGTAGGTACTTATACCATGTACAATAACGGCTCATTGCAGGGCGAGTGGGTGGAACTCTCAGGCTTTTATGATTGGGACGAGTTTATGGAACGTTGTGCCGAGATACACGAGGACGAGGAGGAACCCGAATATATGTTCCAATCGTGGGAGAAAATCCCCGATTGTCTGATAGACGAGGGGCATCTGGACGAGAAATTCTTTGAACTTCGGGACGAGTTGGATAGGATGAACGACACGGAGAAAGAAGCCTTTTGGGTATGGACGGAAGGCAACAGTATCCAACTCACACAAGACGCTTACAACCTTGTGAAATCTTTCCAATCCGACTACATCGGAAGTTATGCAAGCAGGGAGGATTTTGCGGAGGAATTTGTAAAAATGGAAAATAACTTATCCGATTTTGCTCTGAGTTATTTTGACTTCGGCAAATATGCCGATGACCTTTTCGATGCGGACTTTTGGTATAAGGACGGCTATGTATTTCGCAATAACTGA
- a CDS encoding PcfK-like family protein, which produces MKGTEHFKDVIQNYLETRASYDELFAESFRKENKNIDECITYILTEVQRMGCAGLSDEEVYSLAVHYYDEDDLQVGKSINCKVVVNHTIELTEEEKAEARKKAIERYQTEEYRKLTAKKPKAKKQVEQQPQPSLFEF; this is translated from the coding sequence ATGAAAGGTACAGAACATTTCAAGGACGTTATACAAAACTATTTGGAGACCAGAGCATCATACGATGAACTCTTTGCAGAGAGTTTTCGCAAGGAGAACAAGAACATAGACGAGTGCATTACCTACATCTTGACGGAAGTCCAAAGAATGGGTTGTGCAGGTCTGTCCGATGAGGAGGTATATTCCCTTGCCGTCCACTATTACGATGAGGACGATCTGCAAGTAGGTAAATCCATTAACTGTAAAGTCGTGGTAAACCATACTATCGAACTTACAGAGGAGGAAAAGGCAGAAGCAAGGAAAAAAGCTATCGAACGATACCAAACGGAAGAATACCGCAAACTTACCGCCAAGAAACCCAAAGCGAAAAAGCAGGTGGAACAGCAGCCCCAACCCTCATTATTTGAGTTTTAA
- a CDS encoding YicC/YloC family endoribonuclease — protein MIYSMTGFGKATAEYANKKITVTVKTLNSKQFDLSTRIPSYYKEKELELRSALSLALQRGKAELSVNVDIQTPEVGAGTIFNEDVVSGYISQIKQLSKSLDIPEPQNWFELLLRLPGSMLNEQDTASETLSDEESKALLQALHEAIDMLNDFRKQEGVMLEGVLRDNINMIAKLLEHVNEPEQERITLIKQRIEDGLSKLAIEKVDNNRLEQEMIYYIEKLDINEEKNRLRHHLDYFINTIQLEPGQGKKLGFIAQEIGREINTLGSKSNHAEMQQIVVKMKDALEQIKEQVLNVL, from the coding sequence ATGATATACTCAATGACCGGCTTCGGAAAGGCAACAGCCGAGTACGCCAATAAGAAAATCACCGTTACCGTAAAAACGCTCAATAGTAAGCAGTTCGACTTGTCGACTCGCATTCCCTCATATTACAAAGAAAAAGAACTGGAGTTGCGCTCAGCATTGAGCTTAGCTTTACAGCGTGGCAAAGCTGAGCTTAGTGTCAACGTGGATATCCAAACTCCCGAGGTCGGAGCCGGCACTATATTCAACGAAGATGTTGTAAGCGGTTACATCTCTCAGATCAAACAGCTAAGCAAGTCCCTTGATATTCCCGAACCTCAAAATTGGTTTGAGCTTCTCCTTCGTCTTCCGGGTAGCATGCTCAACGAGCAAGATACAGCCTCTGAGACACTGAGTGATGAGGAGTCCAAAGCTCTCTTACAAGCTTTGCATGAGGCTATAGACATGCTCAATGATTTCAGAAAGCAGGAAGGTGTAATGCTCGAGGGGGTACTGAGAGATAATATCAACATGATCGCTAAGCTTTTGGAGCATGTAAACGAACCCGAGCAGGAACGTATCACCCTGATCAAGCAACGTATTGAGGATGGCTTGTCCAAGCTTGCTATAGAGAAGGTCGATAATAATAGGTTGGAACAGGAAATGATCTATTACATAGAAAAACTGGATATCAATGAGGAAAAAAATAGACTGAGACACCATCTTGATTATTTTATCAATACCATACAACTGGAACCCGGACAGGGCAAGAAGCTTGGTTTCATCGCACAAGAGATCGGGCGTGAGATCAATACTTTAGGTTCCAAAAGCAATCATGCAGAAATGCAGCAGATTGTGGTGAAAATGAAAGATGCTCTTGAGCAGATCAAGGAGCAGGTGCTCAACGTGCTTTAA
- the secA gene encoding preprotein translocase subunit SecA: MGFNELLSKLFGNKSQRDLKEIMPYIDKIKAVYPEIEKLDNDGLRQRTAELKQHIQDYVAEERKEIEDIKLSIEDKDLEEREESWTKVDKIEKEILDKMEEVLNEILPEAFSIVKETAKRLSQNPEIRVRATDLDRTLAVEHDFITIEGDTAVFSNHWMAGGNEIIWDMVHYDVQLIGGVVLHKGKVAEMATGEGKTLVATLPVFLNALTGNGVHVVTVNDYLSKRDSEWMGPLYMFHGLTVDCIDKHQPNSDERRKAYNADITFGTNNEFGFDYLRDNMATSPNDLVQRKHNYAIVDEVDSVLIDDARTPLIISGPIPKGDDQLFEEFLPNVEKVVNAQKKLAAQLLIEAKNKIASDDKKVQDEGTMLLYRSFKGLPKNKALIKYLSEPGIKASMLKTEEVYMQDNMRNMHLVTDDLYFVIDEKNNSIELTDKGIDLLTSGTDDPKFFVLPDIASELSELEAMNLTPEELAEKKEELITNYSIKSERVHTVNQLLKAYALFEKDDQYVVMDNKVLIVDEQTGRIMDGRRYSDGLHQAIEAKERVKVEAATQTFATITLQNYFRMYHKLSGMTGTAETEAGELWDIYKLDVVVIPTNRPIARKDMNDRIYKTAREKYSAVIDEIGNLVEKGRPVLVGTTSVEISELLSKMLTLRKIPHNVLNAKLHQKEADIVAAAGQKGTVTIATNMAGRGTDIKLSPEVKAAGGLAIIGTERHESRRVDRQLRGRSGRQGDPGSSIFFVSLEDHLMRLFASDRLASMMDRLGFKEGEVLEAPMLTKSVEKAQKKVEENNFGIRKRLLEYDDVMNSQREVIYTRRRHALMGERISMDVMNTLYDAGKNIIDIYLPENDFEGFTEHLLRVLAVEPPFTSEEFSKGKAESLADQLFDHVYGIYKHKMQNIADVAYPILHQVYTDQGSTYERIMIPLTDGRKNYNISCNLKEADETQGKSIIKEFEKAIVLHMIDESWKEHLREMDELRNSVQNASYENKDPLLIYKLESYDLFKSMIEQMNRKTVAILMRVKLPMPTEAEQQEARRVEVRRAEAERRQDMSKYKTSKDDLYEGNNVQRQAASAPQSAPKQEPVRVEHKVGRNELCPCGSGKKFKHCHGKGL, from the coding sequence ATGGGATTTAACGAATTATTATCGAAGCTTTTCGGTAACAAGTCTCAGCGAGACTTAAAGGAAATCATGCCTTACATTGATAAGATCAAGGCTGTTTATCCTGAAATAGAGAAATTGGACAATGACGGTCTTCGCCAGCGTACTGCCGAGCTCAAACAGCACATTCAGGACTACGTAGCAGAAGAGAGAAAAGAAATAGAAGATATCAAGCTTTCAATAGAAGACAAAGACCTGGAAGAAAGGGAAGAAAGCTGGACAAAAGTAGATAAAATCGAAAAAGAAATCCTCGACAAGATGGAAGAAGTGCTCAACGAGATACTCCCTGAAGCCTTCTCAATCGTCAAGGAAACCGCCAAAAGACTTTCGCAAAACCCTGAGATCAGAGTTCGAGCCACGGATCTTGACCGTACACTGGCCGTAGAACATGACTTTATCACCATAGAAGGCGACACCGCCGTATTCAGCAATCACTGGATGGCAGGAGGTAATGAGATCATATGGGATATGGTACATTATGATGTACAGCTTATCGGTGGGGTAGTCCTTCACAAAGGCAAAGTAGCTGAGATGGCTACCGGTGAAGGTAAGACTTTGGTTGCAACTTTACCTGTATTTCTCAATGCTCTTACAGGTAATGGTGTGCACGTAGTTACTGTAAACGACTATCTGTCCAAGCGTGACTCCGAGTGGATGGGACCTCTGTATATGTTCCATGGGCTCACGGTGGACTGTATTGATAAGCACCAGCCAAACTCCGATGAACGTCGCAAGGCTTATAATGCCGATATTACTTTCGGTACCAATAATGAGTTTGGTTTTGACTATCTGAGAGATAACATGGCTACCAGCCCCAACGACTTGGTTCAGCGCAAACATAACTATGCTATCGTGGATGAGGTAGACTCTGTATTAATTGATGATGCACGTACACCTCTTATCATTTCAGGTCCTATACCCAAGGGAGACGATCAGCTTTTCGAAGAGTTTCTCCCGAATGTGGAGAAAGTAGTCAATGCTCAAAAGAAACTTGCGGCTCAACTGCTTATCGAAGCTAAGAACAAGATTGCCAGCGATGACAAAAAGGTTCAGGATGAGGGTACTATGCTCCTTTATCGCTCTTTCAAGGGGTTGCCCAAGAACAAGGCTTTGATCAAGTACCTCAGTGAGCCGGGCATCAAAGCTTCTATGCTCAAAACAGAAGAGGTATATATGCAGGACAATATGCGCAATATGCATCTTGTTACTGATGATCTATACTTTGTAATTGATGAGAAGAACAATAGCATCGAGCTTACGGACAAAGGTATAGACTTGCTTACTTCGGGCACTGATGACCCTAAATTCTTTGTGTTGCCTGATATTGCATCAGAGTTGTCCGAACTGGAGGCGATGAATCTCACCCCTGAGGAGTTAGCTGAGAAGAAAGAAGAGCTTATTACCAATTACTCTATTAAAAGTGAGCGTGTTCATACCGTGAACCAATTGCTCAAAGCCTATGCTCTCTTCGAAAAAGACGATCAATATGTAGTCATGGACAATAAGGTATTGATTGTGGATGAGCAGACGGGACGTATTATGGATGGTCGCCGTTATTCCGATGGTTTGCACCAGGCTATTGAGGCTAAAGAACGTGTCAAAGTGGAAGCTGCCACCCAGACGTTTGCTACCATTACGCTCCAGAATTATTTCCGTATGTATCACAAGCTTTCGGGGATGACTGGTACTGCCGAGACTGAGGCTGGTGAGCTCTGGGATATCTACAAGCTTGATGTGGTCGTTATTCCTACGAATAGGCCTATCGCTCGTAAGGATATGAACGATAGGATTTACAAAACTGCGAGAGAGAAATATTCTGCTGTTATAGATGAGATAGGCAATCTGGTTGAGAAGGGACGTCCGGTTCTTGTAGGTACTACATCGGTAGAAATATCCGAGTTGTTGAGTAAAATGCTTACGCTCCGTAAGATTCCTCACAACGTACTCAATGCCAAGTTGCACCAGAAGGAAGCTGATATTGTAGCAGCTGCAGGTCAGAAGGGTACGGTAACCATAGCCACCAACATGGCGGGACGTGGTACCGACATCAAGCTAAGCCCTGAAGTAAAAGCTGCAGGAGGTCTCGCTATCATAGGTACAGAGCGTCACGAGTCACGTCGTGTGGATAGGCAGTTGCGCGGACGTTCAGGACGTCAGGGTGACCCGGGTTCTTCCATATTCTTTGTGTCACTTGAGGACCATTTGATGCGTCTCTTTGCTTCCGACAGATTAGCGTCTATGATGGATCGTTTAGGCTTCAAAGAAGGAGAAGTGTTAGAAGCTCCCATGCTTACCAAGTCTGTAGAAAAAGCACAGAAGAAAGTCGAAGAAAACAACTTCGGTATCCGTAAGAGACTCCTTGAGTATGATGATGTGATGAACTCTCAGCGTGAAGTTATCTATACACGTCGCCGTCATGCTCTCATGGGTGAGCGTATCAGCATGGACGTTATGAATACGCTTTATGACGCAGGGAAAAACATTATTGATATTTATTTGCCCGAAAATGATTTTGAAGGATTCACCGAGCATCTTCTCAGAGTTCTGGCAGTAGAGCCTCCTTTTACTTCTGAGGAATTCTCCAAAGGTAAAGCAGAGAGCTTGGCGGATCAATTGTTCGATCACGTATACGGCATCTATAAGCATAAGATGCAAAACATCGCCGACGTGGCTTATCCTATCTTACATCAGGTTTACACTGATCAGGGATCTACCTACGAGCGTATCATGATCCCTCTTACTGATGGTCGTAAGAACTACAACATCAGTTGTAATCTCAAAGAGGCTGATGAAACTCAAGGCAAGAGCATCATCAAGGAATTTGAGAAGGCCATAGTTCTTCACATGATCGATGAGTCATGGAAAGAACACTTGAGAGAGATGGATGAGTTACGCAATTCCGTACAGAATGCCAGCTACGAAAACAAGGATCCTTTGCTCATCTATAAGTTGGAGTCTTATGACCTCTTCAAGAGCATGATAGAGCAGATGAATCGTAAGACGGTAGCAATACTCATGCGTGTAAAATTGCCTATGCCCACAGAAGCTGAGCAGCAAGAAGCTCGCCGAGTAGAGGTAAGACGTGCAGAGGCTGAGAGACGTCAGGATATGAGCAAGTACAAAACCTCTAAGGATGATCTTTATGAGGGCAATAATGTCCAGAGACAAGCTGCCTCGGCTCCACAGTCGGCTCCCAAGCAAGAGCCTGTAAGGGTAGAGCATAAAGTGGGCCGTAATGAACTTTGTCCTTGTGGTAGTGGAAAGAAATTCAAGCATTGCCATGGCAAAGGTTTGTAA